The nucleotide sequence GAGGACATCGATGCGGCGATCATCCTCTTCCTGGATCATCAGCGGTTTGCCCATATATATCTCCAAGTATATTATCAAGTATATCGAGAAAAGCGGAAATGAAAAGGTGTTTTTGCCCGAAACAAACAGACATAAGGGCTGGATTTGCTGGTTCGCAACCCAAGGAGGCCGAAGGTCAATAGGCGGGTATTGGGCTGGTCGCGAGGGCATCTGCTCTTTGTGGTCCTCGTCCCGTGCTTTCGGGAATCATGATGCCCGTGAGAAGGGCGACCGGAGTCCTTCAATCGCCCTTTATCGAGAGACGGATCCTTCGATGTCGGTGACAGTTCGATGCTATAGAATGGTCATGAAACCGGTGCTATCAAAAGACTTGGTAAACGGTCCAGCCGAGGGTACGGTCATGAATAAAAAGTTTTCCAAGGATTTGGTCACTGTCGGTGACTTTGAAATCAACCCCGGCTGTGTGTTGAAGCAGGTCGCGGCCACTCGCCGCGCGGTCCTGCTGACCATCCAAGGGCGAGGGGTTGCCGTCGTCCAGTCCGTCGCCGAATACGAAAAGTCTGAAGAAGAGCGGGCTTTCATGCGCGCCGTCGTCGAGGGACTGGCGGACCTGGAGGTAAAGCGCGAAATCGGTATCCGGGAAGCCAAAGCGCGCCTGGGTCTGGAGTAATCCCGTGCCTCGAAGCATCCCCGTCGGATTTGCCGAATCCGCCGTGCGGGATCTGGAGGAATTGCAGGCGTGGTACATCGAGCAGGGTGCGCCGGAAGTCAGCCAGCCGCTCGCGGCGGGGATATTCCATCGCATTGAAGGACTCCCCGATCATCCGGATATGGGCCGCACGGTTCCGGAATTCAAGCATCCGTTTTTGCGGGAGCTGATTCATCCTCCTTCCCGCATGGATTATCGGCGAGATGCCCTGCGCAACAGAATCGTGCGCGTGTGGCGGAACGAGCGACTGCTCAAGCTGCCCCGGGAGGCCTTTGGGCCGAAAGCGTTTGGAGCATGAACGGGTCGCTGAAAGTTTGACAAAAGCGGCATTTTATTTGAATATTGCGATACCATCTTGGTTATCTGTGCAGCGCGGGTCCATATTTCGGCAGACTTTTGCAACCGGAGTGAAGAGAGTGAAACGAATGAGCCTGTTCCTGTCGTCCATCCTGGGTTTCGCGCTTTTGGCCGCTGGCGCTGATCTGTCCGAGGCTCCGGCCGAAGAACTGATGGCGGTTTATAACGAGCTGCGCGCCATCCATGCCGGCACCGAAGTAGCCGAAACGGAAAATGTCGTCTTCCAACGCGATTCGGCCACCTTCACCTTTCTCAGCGGCCGGATCACTTTTGCCGCGCCCGTTGGCGGGCATATTCTCGCCGCCCATTTCCGGGGCGAAGGCACCTTCGAGTTGCAGCCACCCTCGGATATCGACCGGAGACAGATGGCGCGATACACCGGTAGCCCTTATCTGAAGGACACCTTTCAGGAAGCCGTCTTCTTCTTTACCGACGACAGCATGGAGGAGCTCGACAGGCTCGTTACCCGGCGGCCGGTGCAGGCGGCGGGGGATCCCCTGATTGAGGCCTCCCGGAAGCGGTACGGAGAACAATTCAACGACTGGGTGGACAA is from Acidobacteriota bacterium and encodes:
- a CDS encoding type II toxin-antitoxin system Phd/YefM family antitoxin → MNKKFSKDLVTVGDFEINPGCVLKQVAATRRAVLLTIQGRGVAVVQSVAEYEKSEEERAFMRAVVEGLADLEVKREIGIREAKARLGLE
- a CDS encoding type II toxin-antitoxin system RelE/ParE family toxin produces the protein MPRSIPVGFAESAVRDLEELQAWYIEQGAPEVSQPLAAGIFHRIEGLPDHPDMGRTVPEFKHPFLRELIHPPSRMDYRRDALRNRIVRVWRNERLLKLPREAFGPKAFGA